The Desmodus rotundus isolate HL8 chromosome 2, HLdesRot8A.1, whole genome shotgun sequence region TTAGAGACCAGGGGAGTGGGAAGTTCAGGTATAGTCTTGTCGAAATTCTCCATCTTGATTTGATACTCACCTTTGGAACCCCGGGTCAACAGAGATGCAAAACAGTGATGTAACATGATCTCAGAGGGTAGGTAGGATGTCCTTCTTTGGCATATTTCTCCAGTGCCTTCTTGCATTGCTGAGAGGAACACAACTAATTCAAAGTGAGGAGGGTTTTCATGCTGGAGCAGAGTGGCCAGAGGACTCGAAGGTGTAATGGAGTGGTAGTAGGTTAGTGGAAAGATAAAGAATGGACATTCCTCAGAACTGATGCCGTCAAGGTGGAAGTCCACACTGGTTTGGTAGAGCTCTCCGTTTTCTCTCTCCTGATAGAGTACAGCTGAGACCCGGACACTGGTTAGAGGGCTAGGTCGAGTGTTGGCCACTTGGAAAACAAGATTAGGTTTGCCGTCTATGTGAGTCACGACTGCCAAGTCAGTGAAGCGAATTGAGAATGCTCGATTTTTTGGCCGGGCAATCTTCGCCACAAAGGCACCTAAATTAGAAACCATTAAGTTGTTTTAGTATGAACACTTTGCATGTCAGTACCTTTTCTGAATGAGGAGGGTATATCAGATGTTATACATTTCTTGGTACTGTGCTTTAGAAGTGaatcagctggggtggggtggagggatggggagaaaagacatacaactgtaattgaataacaataaaaattaaaaaaaaaaaaagaatcagaattGAACTTGTTAATTTGGGTAGTCTCATTTGCCTGAAGAATTTTTGAAAGTGTACATACactcttatttaaatattatgattCAGAAGTAGATAAGCAAAATTTGTTGTTACATAGAAATGTAAAACTTTATCCTCTAGTATGTTTTAAAGTCAAAGAATGCTTATTTTCTATAtcctggctttatttttttaaaaagtaacaaaataaatgcaGTTTGGGTGCAACCAGACCACATGCCTAACTAAATAGAGATTAGATTTGAAGTAGAATGATTTGGGGTTGGGGAAGGACCCCAATTCTTCATTGGGGTAGATACaatgaagaattttttaattttgaaatccaTACTCCGCCATGCCTCACcctgcaccttttttttttttaaagaagactctGGCTCTAAGGTGATCTCCCTGTACCTTTCACGTGTGTCCTTGTTCCCAGGAGCTCTGGTTCAGGAGTTCTTAACCACTTTTCTGCCACAGATCTTATTGGCGGGCAGGTCTATGGAACTATGCTTTAAATGCATACAAATAGAATACATAGAAGGAAGCCAGGTATATTGAAATCCAGTTGAATATTTTTAGAAACCGTGTCACGGGGCTGTCCGTGCCGTGACACTGCATTAACAGACTGCTGTGGGGCGCGTAGCGCTGGAGAGTTGTGGTGCAGCAGTGGGCCATGCCAGTGCGTGGCTGTTCGTATTAGCGTTATAGGTATTGCTGATGCTGCAGTTTTTTGGTTGcctccatttataataaaaggaaACACCGCATTTCAGTTAAGAGTTAGTGAAAAAAGAGTCAAGTTTTTCCTATCCAAGTCCACAGATCCCCTAAATTTTATCTAATGATGGACCCAGGGAAAGAACTCTCATTGTAGAAGTTACATGGTTTGTTGCAGGTTATAGAGCCACTTGTATATGTCACTTACGTAAAACACATCAGCCCTACTTGTGTGCCACTGCTCTATAACTAAAATTTCATCCTCTTTATGGCAGTATTTTGCTAGGAATGTGTAaacttatatgtgtgtgtacatacagaGCTGACTTTGGTGCTCTGGACTCACTAGTATTGAGTAAATGTTGAAAGGTAAACTCAGAGGAAAAAATTCTAGCcgagttaaaaaaatcaaattcttccgttagataaaatatgaaaatatgtgctgacatttattcatttaacaaactaTTTAGCTTCTGTGGAAAATTCTTTtagacctttttaaaatttttttttttttttttgcattaagaTGTTGCTAAAAGTTAGTATCATAATGATCCCTTTTTTCTTAAGAAGTTCCAATAGGTAAAATTTAAGTGCAGAGTCATGTTTCTTATCATCTCTTATCATTTTGTTGCTAGACTCTCTTTTTCAATCTCTGGCATTGCCTGCAAATCATGCAAAGAAATGATTTTATAACACAGTTGTTTATAACTGACCATACCCTTTCCAAAACATtcgtaatttttttaaagaacagaaacaatTACCTGTGATGAAAGCCTCTAGCATGAGGCCTAGGAGCATTTGTATGGCAAGTAGGGCGATTGCGCTTGGACAGTCACCACTGGGGAACATGGTACCATAACCAATTGTGAGTTGTGTCTCCAGGGAGAAGGAGAACGCAGCTGTGAAACTGGTGATGTACTTGACACAGATAGTGTGGTTTTCAGGTGGGACGTCATGATCTAGTTCCAGATCACCATTCATCTCCGCGAGCACATACCAGAGCACTGCAAAGACAAGCCAGTGGACAACAAAAGAGGCAGAAAAGACCAACATCATCCAGCGCCAGCGCATGTCCATCAGGATTCCCCAGGCATCTCGAAGATACACAAGACCTCTTTGTGCACCATCCATTTGAAGTGTGCTGTGGCCATCTTTGGTGACCATCCTCCGGTATCTCTGAGTTAGGAGAGGAGCAATAACTTTGCAATTACTGCCATCCATCTCAGGCTGTAAATCTCTGCAATCAAGAGATTTACAGTTAATGTGAAGAAATTCTGAGACCTCATTCACTTTGTAGTTTCTTTGGAATGTTTTCCTGactgtctgtctctcctctctctttacaGGAGGCATCCTTTTCTAAGTCATTCACTTGATAGCTAATCATGGGATATCTCTTATTGTTTCCTAGGATGACTGTTAAAATATTGTTTGgcattttaacatttcaaatacatttgaaaGTTCCTGTGGGTTGGGATTATGGTTCATGGTTTATTGACACCCCTGTATTTTTTTTGCACAGGTCCAGGCATCGTGTGTATATTGACTTGACTAAAcattatgtgaaaataaaaacttttcttgattaataatttataattatgaaaactCATAATTAAAAGGAGTGTGTAAATAAGTAGAAATCATTTGGAAGTGTAGTGTTTAAATGTTTTGACACCAAAGTTAGTGCTAGGACAAGACTAAGCTTTTAGAGCATCGTAGTTCTAATACATGATTTCTAGTTTGCATATTGAAAGTTTTATGATtaggtgttatttgtttttgtcacTTGGTGGTCATTTGCATGGATTCTTTTCTTCCATGGCTGATGGACTGCTACCCTTCTTAAATATTCTAGATGCTGATTAGATTGTGGGGTCGATAATTATTTTCTTGGCAAAATAAGAAAGTCTAGGTAGAGATTCCTAGATaatattaattttgaaagtaaataaacCAGAAATAAAGATTCAAAGTTAATAAGCTAAAATAATCAGTATATCAAgtggcaatttttaaaaggtaattaacATAATTAGTTTTTAACTGTaaacagttttggtttttttttttaatcagtgatTACCCTTTTCTCTGTGTGGTGAATAGAAATATACTGTGTGTTTTCTGTGTGACCGTCCTCACATATGACAAAGGAGTGTTGAGACTTGTGTAGAGGCTACCAGGAACCGAATGGAAAACGCTGCATTGCTCCTTGAATGCTCCTTTCTTCTTTGCCCTAATTCAGTAGTAAGAGTTATAGTTAACTCTTTCCTTCGCTGCTTCCTTTAGAAGCAGATGCCCTTAGAAGTAGTGCATATCCCGTCCTGCCATTTGAAGGACAGTGCTGCATAAGTGGGCTAGAGGCATGTAGAGCCAGCTTGTTGCTTGGGTTTGCTGGACCCTGCCTATGTCTAGGGACTTGGGAGACTGCCTTCCTGTGCTGTTGGAATTGAACATTGGCCAGCTGGGCATAGACTTTCTCTTTTGTCCTGAGGCTAATTTGTTATTATTGGTGATATTAGAGACAttctcttgcatttttttttcagatttaactGATGGAACACTGGAATGATTGATAATTTATTTAGATTAGATGGCCATTTCAGTTTCACATTATAAACTTAGAAAGAacttagggccctggctggttagctcagtttgttagagtgtagtcccaataagccaaggttgcagatGCAATCCCcaattagggcacatacaagaaccaatcaatgaatgcataaataactggaacagcaagtcagtgtttctctttctctctctctcaaaacaattaataaaaaaaactagCCATTAATGTTTTGTAATTTGTTATGGTTAACAAGTTGTTTTActtagtgtatttttttcttggcacAGTTATTTAATAACTCACTTTGCTagattctttaaatgtttacGAGACCTGATGTCTGTCCTTTTGGAAATAATAACAACAAGATATTcaaagacactgtgctaagtgcatTTAGATTGCATTATCTCTACCTAGTATCTGAGCAAGATAGACATAttatcccatttttcagatgaagtcACCGAGGATCAGACAGATAAAAGAAATTTACATGAGGCAGTAGAAGCTTTGGATTATTTGAATTATTAGCCAAGTCTGGCTGAATTCAGAGCTcgtaaaaaaaattccttccccccccacccccaccccgctacAGGAAGGTGTTTATTTAGAGAATTTGGTGAACTAGTCTTTCACAAGATAATTGGTATTGCATTCACAAAATAATTTGTGATAGCAGATATTTTTAGCACCTTTAACAGATGCTCTTCTTTCCCTATAACTGTCTAAAGTATCTGTTTTAAACCATTGTTAACTCATGATTCTTATGACAGTAACAATTAATAATATTAGCTAATATATATTATGTGTCATGTGCCAGGAATCATACCATACACATCACATGTATTAACTCAGTGCCTGGCCAGAGCAACCTCAGCAAACATTGCTTTACTGTTATTAATAatggttttttccttttaactttcaCAGTAAAGGCACCATTATTatgtgcccattttatagataatgaGACTGAAGCACATTGAGTTTCTTAAGATCACAAAGGTAGTAAGTAGTGGTGAATCCCATGATGAGTCTATGGTTCAGAGTTAGTGCTATATTACTTCTTTGACCCTGGTTAGCCTTCATGAAAAACACGGTTTTATTTGACAAATTTTGTTCGAGAGCCACTACAGAATATTTGTTCTTCAGGAATGCTTGCTTAGGTTCAGACTTATGACTTGTAGGCAAGAAATAGATTTTCAGTTAAGGAAGACATCTTGCAAGATTTGAAGATTAGCACAATCAGAATTATTACATAGTCAATCTAGGATTCCGCAgaccaaattaaaacaaaatacggAGAAGAGAATTCTTAAATAATATTGCCAAATTTGCATTTTGccagatgagaaaataatttttaaaatgcaatactatcatcataattttaaaaaggacatgTAGGCACTCGAAGAGGAAGAAGGGTGTAAGAATAAAAGGAGAGTTGGCTGGGAACCACACGTGGTCCTGCACCGTCCACGGCATCCGTCATTTCTTCCTGCCTGTGTGAAAGTGCCCACCAGGGACCTCCATGCTGATGTTTATGTCACTGTAGGAACCACTGATTGCTTGTTGTTTCACAGTAGTTTTCAAGGGGAAAGCTATATGATTATTGTTGATTTTCAACCTGCTTCATTAAGTTCTAAGATGTATTACCTGGGAGGTAGCTTTTCTCTACAagacaggtggcaaacacaaggcctgtggaccgaatccagccctccaccttgttttatccagcctggcaccttgtttttaCCCGGTGGCAGCTCCGAGCTCTCGTTTAACTGTtaaagaagtagttacatttatacagtcctaaagttacatttggccctttgaaggccaccacaaggctgatgtggcccccggtgaaaatcagttggacacccctgctctaaaacTATAGCtaacaaaattaattatttgtGCCTTGTCAGGATTGTTGCTTGTAGCACCCATGCTCTAGGCTTttacaatttcattctttttctcttgccactaaataaataaatacgtggAAAAACCTATTAGTTAAAACGCTAATATCAGCGCAGCAAAGCAGTATCTTTTTATGCATAAAACCTTGCTAGATCTTGTTCAAATTGTGTTGGGGAGGGGAGTAGTTGAGAGAAGTTAAGATTTTGATCCCCACCTGTATGACTCCATTCTTTGGACTCATGTGGTCAGTGTGTTTGGTGTAAGGAAGACACGTTGGGGAATGTAGCTGGCCAGGCTCTGGCTCTGCTGATTACATAGCTTTGTCAGTGTGGGCAAGCCACTGAATCCCCTTCCAGGCTTCTTTGtatcaaaaaaggaaagagaagaaggaattaaatGATACCTAACACCCTGTGTTTGTAAACTTATTGCCATGTTCCTCAACTGGAAGGTTTTCtgcatgatttttttctatatgatgTTAAGTCTGCTTATATGGCATTTAAAAGATTGTTGCCTGATGTATGTGGATTTCCTTTCCATCCAATTTAAAAGTACCTGATGGGGCCCCTGGCAGTGTGGCTTGCTTGGGGCATcatcctgtggactgaaaggtcacggtttcgattcctggtcagagcactatgagaaggcaaccaagttgacgtctctctcacatcagtgtcctctctctccctctccctctccccctgcctctctccctctctacttcccttcctctctctctaaaagcaatgaaaaaatgtccttgtgtgaggataaaaaataaataaaagtgtctgATGGATAGACGttatgtttatgctattatatttcCAAGTAATTTTCATATCACTGTAGGCACAGAAGTGTGTTTTCTTAAAGGTGACATACAATATTTcagtttcagttgtacagcatagtgatcaGACGTTTTTAAACCCTATGACATGATGACCACAGTAAGTTTAACCTCTGTCAGCTGCCCCACGttgttattacagtgttattgactgTACTCCCTGTGCTCTAATGTGTCCCCATGAATAATTTTGTCACTGGcagttgtacttcttaatctccttcaCTGTTTTTGCCCATttcccccacctgcctcccatctggtaaccatcagtttgttctctatatctgtgaatttgtttctgtttgtttttattgtatttatcttGGTTTGTATTTAGTGATTCTCATCAACTGATcccaaaagaaagtaagaaagactTAAAGCTTGGGAGGGTTTGCTTGTATCTCTCTGTGTGTGGGCTGTAAAATTTGTGCCCATTTATAAACTGTTTGGTGGAAGAAACTACTTTATACAAATGATAGTTTGGCTGCCTCATTGGTTATCACAATAATGGATTCATTCTACTCATTGGATTGTAGCTCCAAAAACTGTCTCTTATTGCCATGTTGTAATGTAGTAGTGTAGTTCATACTAGACAGTTAAGGTACAgactataaaaacaaatgttaaatgaTTACAGTATTACTATGTATTTGTAAACATCTGGTATAAACACTTTAAGATCATATAGAGTCTTAATAATCATCTTTCCTGTCCCTCCATAAttagggcaaacagtgtgagttCTAACTGTATTATATAAGCTCAGAGATTCCTTTAAATCCTTACTTGCAGAAGCATCTAATTTCAGTAATCCatgcttaaaacaaaatttaaaattaggatACTCGTCACATTtttcatgaattaaaaaatataaacaaagattttctttttgtaatttgttttgtATGCTCATTTGGGTTCTTCAATCCCtttcaaaagaaaacagtattattttGCTAAAAGTTACTGAACTTTTTTAGGGTTTTCCCCTTCTACTCATTTCTATATTATAATGGAGAATTAGTATACATtcaataaaacaagaagaaaatttttgcttttcagtAGGACTGTTACaccatttctaaaatttaaggTATAAGAATGAAGAACCTTAATGTACGACCCTGTAGgtaatgtctttgttttaaagctCAATTGGCAATATCTAGCTCTGTCCCTATTTGCcagtcattttctttctctgttcccctttaaggaaagaaatcagaatgaatattatttcatgtactcaccagttttggggggatttttgcTGGGTCAGCCTGTATGCACAGGTAGGTCTTGAGGAAACTTTCAAAGTGGGCCTTTTTGATGAGGTAATTTTACTCTACAAGTCTGGTTTGTAGGTTCTCTTCTTGGACTGGTTTTACAGTTCACATTCCTCTGTTTATAATGTTGTGGGGGCTGGTTTCAGCTGAAGCTGATGTGATTGGTCACTTAGTCTGCAGGGGGGCCAATTAGCTCTGATCATGTGGAAAAGAATGCTGGTTTGTTAGGAGGTCTTTCTTTACCCAACACAAACCTTAACAACTCTGGAGAAAGCCTCCAGAACTGACTTGGAGAAGGGttgcattttttccctctaatcTGGACCGGTCTTTAGTAAGTTTGCATAATCTTActtaagagtttatttaaaagttcaaaGGGATAAAATtccctgcaagatttcttttcagCCGTCTTTCCTTATATAGCATGTTGAAGTGTGAGGTATTTCCTTTactaatctttttttccctccatttctttGGGGACGATATCCTGGAATAAGGACTATGTAGGTATGAATTAATGAATTGATTTTTACCAGTTTTCCTTTCGTATCCCATCTCACCAGAATGGCTGTCACTAATTGTAGAACTAGTAGGCAGGTAGTTTAGTTACCTGAAATCTTTGGAGGTGGGGCGCAAGGAGGCAGACTCTTTTTTAAAGGCTGTGTACAGAGACTTTGAGTAAGAATAAATTTGTTTGGTACCTTgtacttatctttaaaaaacacactatGTGAAAAACTGAAGAACTGTCTTAAGGCATGCTTTAGTGACATTGAGGAGCCGCTTCCCTCAGAGGTATGATGACATGCAGTAAATCGTAGTGTTCAGGGCCCAGGAAATCAAGCTTCGTATCTCAGTAGTGCTTGGCTGGAAAACACGTGTGATCCAGGTTGTAGCAACCTTGAAATGAACTGTGGGATGGCTTTGTGTAATAATGCCTTAGTGAGCAACACTTTCCTCCACATCCATTAGCTgctgattttaaaactttgatCAAATGTCTCAAGTAAGAGGATCTTAGGAACAAAGGCCGCGATTATTCAAAATAAAGTCATGGAAGGCCTGCTGGGAAAATTATTAATGTAGACCAATATAATGCTACTTAGAAAGTGAAATCCGCCTTTGTAgattccttccctgccccccacaattaaaaaatacattaattccttctttgttttattaatgcCAAACATTTCAATACAAGTGCAGACACAGCATTGGAAACTTTGACCTTGCCAACTAGAGCAGGTAACAGCATAAAGGAGGGACTTGGGATGTGATACTGGTTTCCTGCCTGTGCTGGTAGGAATTATACTTGATATATATCAGTTGCCATTTATCTGTTTGTGGGGGAAAAGCCAGAGTAAATACAGTGTAACACTGCCTTTCAAAAAGCAGAAGTACTGGAGTGTTATCTTCCTTGTCTGGAAGAGACATAGCAAGCAAGATAGTGAAGGATTTTACCAAACTTAGAGCCTCTTTCTGTAACATACTCCATTTCAGAATATACTGAGGCAAGAATGATTTGGCAAAAAGATCACCAAGAAATGTCTCAAGTGAAAATATGTTCTGATTTCTAGATTTCTAAAATTTGAAAGCTTGCTATGGTCTGTTCACATGGACTCCTAATTGTTGACTCCTAGTTGCTAATGGTAGGGCTAATGTAGACCAGCTTTGGAGTGCTACCCAGGAGCATAGCACTTTCATTATAATAGCCTGAGCAGTTAAATCCATTTCTAGTTGAAGTTGCCAGGTTAGCTGAGATTAAACTGATTTTGGAACTTATGATATGCCAGTTTCATTCTGAAACACACAGGCCCTCCCATCTAAACAGAATTCATGATTTCGATTGGAGATGCCTCTGAATGAACATAAATGCTAGATATCTgtttattgactgattttttattcaaaattaataaTGATTAAGCAAGGTGCCAAAGCCAGGTAGGTTATTTATTAAATTCAATTATCTGTACCTGAAggtgtttgattttcttttaggCTGAAGTAATTTAGTATATAATACAAAACTGCCTTGTACTTGAAAACAGCAAAACCTTTGGTGGGAGTGTGATGTCCTGCCTGTATACGTAGGTCATCTCCCAGCTTCAGAACTTTAGCCCTGGCTccagtgttctttcattttcttctttaaattgtatttttcccccattaccattCCCTTTACACCCCCCTCTGCCCCAcagtcagcacactgttgtccgtgtccatgagtcccttttcctttttgttccaacCCCCATCCCCTAATCCCCCTCCAGTGTTGTTTTTTACATAGTGAATTTAGCTTTCTTTAGAAGGTGCCTGGTGTCTTCTCAGTCCTGCATTCAAGCTCACCTACTGACAGTCTTCCCCAGGGATTTCAGGCACTGTCTGGGTGTGTACCAGCAGGTGACGGAGCAACAgaattttagagagatggagcATACTCAAACCACATGAGGTGCTTTTTCAAAGAGGTTCTGATAATGCTTGCTGCAGCCCCTCCAGTTTCTCCCAGCCACCAGGAGCTGATCTATTTTCAGGACCTATGTTAACCAGTGGAGCAGACTTGCCCTCAGGGGTTAGGATGGGAGAAAAGTTGCGAATCTCTGGATATAGAATTTAAACTATACCCTAGCCTTCATGAGTTTTGTTTACAAGTAAttgtgggcagcagggagggggtagATACCAACACCTGGATGGGATTCCCTTTCACCCTTTTCTCTggcattggaaaatatttttagtgttgATCAGAGAATATATACCTGCATAGAGCAATGCAGTTACTTGCTAGAAAAATTTGCACATAAACAAGCTTCAAAGTCTGTCCCATAATTCCACTTTTGCTTTTGGAGTTCAGGCACTTGTAAGTTCCAAGTCTCACAGCTGTAGATTGTGTTGGCTGAGCGCCGCCTTGCTCCATCTGAAGTTTTCCATAAACACCGTGTTTGGCAGTGTGTCAAACACGCACACAGGTGCCCTTTCACTGCTCTTTCTCCTTAGGAAGTCCACTCAATTAGACCAGAGTAAAACCAACACTgcgttttaattttgttttatttttggaagaatcCTATTCAGACTTAATACTTTAAGACAGAAACAGGTATTTATTGCCGTTGGGGAAACTGTTTAGATGAGTAGTACCTGTGTATTTTAGCATTGTTTATACGTCTTGAGTTACTCTGATGTAAGAACGAATGTATTACACAGTATAGTTTGCTCACAAAATGGTCAC contains the following coding sequences:
- the KCNJ13 gene encoding inward rectifier potassium channel 13 isoform X2, translated to MDGSNCKVIAPLLTQRYRRMVTKDGHSTLQMDGAQRGLVYLRDAWGILMDMRWRWMMLVFSASFVVHWLVFAVLWYVLAEMNGDLELDHDVPPENHTICVKYITSFTAAFSFSLETQLTIGYGTMFPSGDCPSAIALLAIQMLLGLMLEAFITGAFVAKIARPKNRAFSIRFTDLAVVTHIDGKPNLVFQVANTRPSPLTSVRVSAVLYQERENGELYQTSVDFHLDGISSEECPFFIFPLTYYHSITPSSPLATLLQHENPPHFELVVFLSAMQEGTGEICQRRTSYLPSEIMLHHCFASLLTRGSKGEYQIKMENFDKTIPELPTPLVSKSPNRTDLDIRINGQSIDNFQISETGLTE
- the KCNJ13 gene encoding inward rectifier potassium channel 13 isoform X1 — translated: MPPVKREERQTVRKTFQRNYKVNEVSEFLHINCKSLDCRDLQPEMDGSNCKVIAPLLTQRYRRMVTKDGHSTLQMDGAQRGLVYLRDAWGILMDMRWRWMMLVFSASFVVHWLVFAVLWYVLAEMNGDLELDHDVPPENHTICVKYITSFTAAFSFSLETQLTIGYGTMFPSGDCPSAIALLAIQMLLGLMLEAFITGAFVAKIARPKNRAFSIRFTDLAVVTHIDGKPNLVFQVANTRPSPLTSVRVSAVLYQERENGELYQTSVDFHLDGISSEECPFFIFPLTYYHSITPSSPLATLLQHENPPHFELVVFLSAMQEGTGEICQRRTSYLPSEIMLHHCFASLLTRGSKGEYQIKMENFDKTIPELPTPLVSKSPNRTDLDIRINGQSIDNFQISETGLTE
- the KCNJ13 gene encoding inward rectifier potassium channel 13 isoform X3 yields the protein MPPVKREERQTVRKTFQRNYKVNEVSEFLHINCKSLDCRDLQPEMDGSNCKVIAPLLTQRYRRMVTKDGHSTLQMDGAQRGLVYLRDAWGILMDMRWRWMMLVFSASFVVHWLVFAVLWCLCGEDCPAKKSSILNSLH